In Pseudomonas sp. PDNC002, the DNA window CAATGGGACATGAGACCGCCATTACCTTGACTGAAGCCTTTGGCTAGCAAGCTTCATGCGCAGACGCAGGATGCGGCCACTCGCCGCAGGGGCGAGTCGCCTGAAGGAAGTCTCGGAGGAAGCAGTCGGGCCGGGAGAACCCCGGCCCGGAAGGGTCAGCGAACGACGATACCGCGGCTGGCCAGATAGGCCTTGGCTTCCGGCACGCTGTACTCGCCGAAGTGGAAGATGCTGGCGGCCAGCACCGCATCCGCCTTGCCTTCGATAATGCCGGCGGCCAGGTGCTCCAGGTTGCCAACGCCGCCGGAAGCGATCACCGGTACACCCACCGCCTCGCTGATAGCGCGGGTCACGCCCAGGTCGTAGCCGCTCTTCACGCCGTCCTGATCCATGCTGGTCAGCAGGATTTCACCGGCGCCCAGGCCTTCCATCTTCTTCGCCCATTCCACCGCGTCCAGCCCGGTGGGCTTGCGGCCACCATGGGTGAAGATTTCCCAGCGCGGGGTTTCGCCGGGGGCCGACACTTTCTTGGCGTCGATGGCGACCACGATGCACTGCGAGCCGAAGCGCGCGGCAGCCTCGCCGACGAATTCCGGGGTGAACACCGCGGCGGTGTTGATCGAGACCTTGTCCGCACCGGCATTGAGCAGGTTGCGGATGTCCTGCACCGTCCTGACGCCGCCGCCCACGGTCAGCGGGATGAACACCTGGCTGGCCATGCGCTCGACGGTATGCAACGTGGTGTCGCGACCATCGACGCTGGCGGTGATGTCGAGGAAGGTGATCTCGTCCGCGCCCTGCTCGTCGTAGCGGCGGGCGATTTCCACCGGGTCGCCGGCGTCGCGGATGTTCTCGAACTTGACGCCCTTCACCACGCGGCCGTTGTCCACGTCGAGGCAGGGAATGATGCGTTTAGCCAGTGCCATGTCAGGGTTCCCCGTGGTTCAGCTCAGCCCTTGAAGGCGTCGCACAGTGCCTGGGCCTCGGCGACGTCCAGGGTGCCTTCGTAGATCGCGCGGCCGGTGATGGCGCCGACGATGCCCGGGGTGCGGGCGTCCAGCAGCTTCTGGATGTCCCCCAGGTTGTGGATGCCGCCCGAAGCGATCACCGGGATGCGCGTGGCATTGGCCAGCGCAGCGGTGGCTTCGACGTTGCAGCCCTGCATCATGCCGTCCTTGGAAATGTCGGTGTAGACGATGGCGGAGACGCCGTCGGCTTCGAAGCGCTTGGCCAGGTCGATCACCTGCACTTCGCTCACCTCGGCCCAGCCGTCGGTGGCGACGAAGCCGTCTTTGGCGTCGAGGCCGACGATCACCTTGCCGGGGAAGGCGCGGCAGGCTTCGCCGACGAATTCCGGCTGCTTGACCGCCTTGGTACCGATGATCACGTAGCTGACGCCGGCGCGGACGTAGTGTTCGATGGTTTCCAGCGAGCGGATGCCGCCGCCGATCTGGATCGGCAGGTTCGGGTAGCGCTTGGCGATGGCGGTGACCACGTCACCGTTGACCGGCTTGCCTTCGAAGGCGCCATTCAGGTCCACCAGGTGCAGACGGCGGCAGCCGCCCTCCACCCATTTGGCGGCCATGGACACCGGGTCGTCGGAGAACACCGTGGCGTCTTCCATCAGGCCCTGGCGCAGGCGCACGCAGGCGCCGTCTTTCAGATCGATTGCGGGGATGATCAGCATGGGTTGAACCTGCTCGAATCCAAAGATGAATGGGGTCGGGTCAGCTCTTCTCGAGCGCCCACAAGTCGCTTTCGATGCTCTCGAACCGGTCTTTCAGGTGAGATTGCACGTCGAAGATCGCCTTGTTGTAGAACAGCGGGCCGAACTCGCGCATGAAGAAATCCAGCGCCTCCTCGGCCTCGAAGGCACCGACGTCCAGCTCGAAGCGTTCTTCGAGAAAACGCTGGATGGCCCGCGCCGCACTCTGGCGCTGGGCGCCATCGAGCTCGAGGATCGCGGGCTTGTCCTTCTGGCGTGCCATGGCTTACCAGCGGCCATCCCAGGCGGCGAAGTTCTGCAGC includes these proteins:
- a CDS encoding DUF2164 domain-containing protein, translating into MARQKDKPAILELDGAQRQSAARAIQRFLEERFELDVGAFEAEEALDFFMREFGPLFYNKAIFDVQSHLKDRFESIESDLWALEKS
- the hisF gene encoding imidazole glycerol phosphate synthase subunit HisF — its product is MALAKRIIPCLDVDNGRVVKGVKFENIRDAGDPVEIARRYDEQGADEITFLDITASVDGRDTTLHTVERMASQVFIPLTVGGGVRTVQDIRNLLNAGADKVSINTAAVFTPEFVGEAAARFGSQCIVVAIDAKKVSAPGETPRWEIFTHGGRKPTGLDAVEWAKKMEGLGAGEILLTSMDQDGVKSGYDLGVTRAISEAVGVPVIASGGVGNLEHLAAGIIEGKADAVLAASIFHFGEYSVPEAKAYLASRGIVVR
- the hisA gene encoding 1-(5-phosphoribosyl)-5-[(5-phosphoribosylamino)methylideneamino]imidazole-4-carboxamide isomerase is translated as MLIIPAIDLKDGACVRLRQGLMEDATVFSDDPVSMAAKWVEGGCRRLHLVDLNGAFEGKPVNGDVVTAIAKRYPNLPIQIGGGIRSLETIEHYVRAGVSYVIIGTKAVKQPEFVGEACRAFPGKVIVGLDAKDGFVATDGWAEVSEVQVIDLAKRFEADGVSAIVYTDISKDGMMQGCNVEATAALANATRIPVIASGGIHNLGDIQKLLDARTPGIVGAITGRAIYEGTLDVAEAQALCDAFKG